The DNA sequence GTCTATTTTTTTCTTCTTTCCTCTTATCTTTAGGGTACATGAGTACATTAAATGGCTGTATCTCTTTTCTTTCTATATCATTTGTTTTTTTCGACTCTTCTTCTTTTTCATTATGTTGTACTTCCTCGTCTTCTTTCCCCTCTCTCATCGCTCTTCTTCTTTCTGCTCTAGTTAATACTTGATGTTCTATCTGTACCTCAACATTTTTCTCATTCACTTTTTCATTTACCGAGATCTTTACTGGCTCGGGAATGAGCTCCTCTACTGTTTGACCCGTAGTTTCATTTTCTTTAACAATATCATCACGATTAAATATTTCCTCTTCTACTTCAAATGCTTCTGTCTCTTTATTGATTGGCCGCTTTCGATATCCATATATAGGAGATGGCGTCTCTTTAACAGAAAAACGCTGTTTTTTTACTTTCGACTCTTTCTTTTGTACTACAACTTTTTCATTCTTCTTCACGTCTGTTAAAAGTTCTTCCTCTTGAGGTTTGCTTTTACGCAATTTTTGTCTTTGTTCCTCTCTTGTAGGTGGCTTCCATTCCTCATCCTTAATAACAGGAAAGCGAAAGTTGGCTTGTGGATATTGATGTAAAACCTTCGGATTCTCTAACCGTTTCGCATTCACGTAAAGATCGTTTTTTTTAGGCTTCTGTAGTTCTGCACGTTCCTCTTGTGGAAATAACCACTCTTTTATTTTATGTATCAGTTTTATTTTTTTTGTCATAACAATCACCCATCTATTAAAATTCCCTTATAAATAATGTAATTACTTTAGAAGTATATCACAAGAACGGACGTTTCACGCTAGCTTAATCTACTAATTTTTCTTCCTAACTTTTTGGAGAAAATAGCAAGATTTTTTCAGTCTGTTTGAAAACGTGTGAAAAATGAGCGTTAGACACAAAAAATTAATTTTTACATCTCGAGTAAACCTTTAATAACGCGTGGTAGTCACTAAAATAGGATGAGTCGCCGCAACTATTTAAAGCCCACTATAAGTCGATTTCTTATAGTGGGCGCACGGCTAGTGGAGCGATTGAAAAAACTTGTAATAGCTAATAGGGCACTCGCTCTTTTTACTATTTATCTTTCTTGGATTCTTTAGGTTTTTTTTGCGCTAGAATAAATATCGGTTCTAAATTTCCGTCTTCATATAAGAATGGTAATGCTGTTATCGGCACCCTACCTTCTGAAAAGAACTGAAAGACCATTTGGGCTAATACATCATAGCCAGTTTCATTTTTTAAATCAGCTAAAATAAGTACATCTTGATGTGGAACCGCAATTCCAAAGTCTCCATCTATTTTTTTCGCAAATTCCTTTAATAGTGACTCATTTAAAATTCTACTTGCATCATATGCATCATCCGTATGCACAAAATAAAAATGGTTCCCAGCTACTACATCCTCTTTTACCTCAACATTTAAAGAACGAACATTAAACAGTGCAATTTCTTCGATCTCTTCCATCGTTTTGCGTGACCTTTTTAATGCATCTTCATCTATTAAAGTGTAAGAATTTCCTCTGTCTAAAGCATATAGTATCTTTGTTTCAGCGGTGTGAGGTGTTGAAATAAGCTTCCTACCGTCTTCTAGTTCAATATTAAACGATGCCGAGCGTATTACTGGAAATATATTTTTCTCATTTCCATCGATAATTGTTTCTGCAGTTAACAAGCTTAAACCTTCGTTTATGTTGTGTAATACATACGCTAATGTTTTTTCTTTATCTGCTTTAAACTTATCCTTTAAGGAAGACAATTGAATAGTAACACCTTTATTATACCGTTTGTCTATTACGCGAAGTGCTTCCGCGTCTTTATCATAAGAGGTAGTCCAATTTTCGTTATTTAAATGACTTTCTATTTCTCTCTTTATTTCAATAGGTCTCATAGTTTAGTGAAGCCTCCTTCTATCTCACCTTTATTTTATCATAATATGTATTCACCGAAAAAAAATTGGCTTTACTACCAAAGCAAATGAAATTATTTAACACTTTTTCGGATATTCAGCTTACTCTATACTAGCAGGCGTCTCGCACCTTTCGTTAAAAATGAACACTAGCCTTTAACAGAACCTTTTAAAAAAGGATTTAGTAAGTGATACACACTTACTAAACCCCTCTATTTTTATCATCATTTACTTTTCGCTTCTCGTAAAAAGCTTACTATTTCTTCTTTTGTCTTGCGATTCTTATTAACAAAGCGGTTAACTTCAACACCATTTTTATATGCGACAAAGCTTGGAATTCCCATTATTTCTAATTCCTGACATAGCTCTATAAATTCATCTCTGTTCACCTTATAAAAATCAAATTCAGGAAACTCCTTCTCAATTGCGGGCAAATCAGGTTCAATAACGACGCAATCCGGGCACCAGCCAGCAGAAAACATAAACACAGTACCTGTTCCATTCGTTAATTGTTCAAACTGTTCTCTTGATTCTAATTGTTTCATCACAAATCCCCCTATGATTGATTAATTTTCATATCACCAAATTTAATCATACCAGTCTTCCTCAACACTTCAGAGCATATCAAACTAATGATTGCTGGAGCTAAAAAATATAAAACGAGAATCGACATAAGGACA is a window from the Evansella cellulosilytica DSM 2522 genome containing:
- a CDS encoding DUF1444 domain-containing protein; its protein translation is MRPIEIKREIESHLNNENWTTSYDKDAEALRVIDKRYNKGVTIQLSSLKDKFKADKEKTLAYVLHNINEGLSLLTAETIIDGNEKNIFPVIRSASFNIELEDGRKLISTPHTAETKILYALDRGNSYTLIDEDALKRSRKTMEEIEEIALFNVRSLNVEVKEDVVAGNHFYFVHTDDAYDASRILNESLLKEFAKKIDGDFGIAVPHQDVLILADLKNETGYDVLAQMVFQFFSEGRVPITALPFLYEDGNLEPIFILAQKKPKESKKDK
- a CDS encoding thioredoxin family protein, yielding MKQLESREQFEQLTNGTGTVFMFSAGWCPDCVVIEPDLPAIEKEFPEFDFYKVNRDEFIELCQELEIMGIPSFVAYKNGVEVNRFVNKNRKTKEEIVSFLREAKSK